The following DNA comes from Microbacterium foliorum.
AGACGGCTCGGCAGCGTCGCGGACGTCAGACACGTGCAGGCCCCAGGAGAGCGAGGGTGCGGCGCAGCAGCGGCGCTACGGCCGCTCGCTCTGCCTCCGAAGCCTCGGCGGCCGTCTGCGCGGCGGCATCGGCGGCGACCTTCTCGGACCAGCCGAGACCCACGAGCGCAGCGGTGACCTGGCCGACGACATCGACCGGACCGGCCTTCGTCGGCTTCGACCCGGCGCCGACAGGGTGCACCTTGCCTGCGAGCTGGAGGACGATGAGCTTGGCCGTCTTCGGTCCGATCCCGGAGACACGTCGGAACGGCGCGTCGTCCTCACCGGTCACAGCCTCCGCGATCTGGTCGACGGTGAGGTGCGAGAGCACACCGAGCGCCGACTTCGGCCCGACGCCGGTCACGCTGATGAGCAGTCCGAAGATCTCGAGCTCGCTGCGATCGGCGAAGCCGAACAGGGACAACGAGTCTTCGCGGACGATCAGGCTCGTGTGCAACAGCAGCTTCTCGCCGACGGCCGCTGTGTGTGCCACATCGGCCGGAACGGCGACAGAGAATCCGACGCCGCCGACGTCGATGATGACCTGATCGGCGGTCGAGTGGAGGACAGCGCCGTGCAGCGAGGAGATCATCCGACCAGCCTACGCACCGGATCGTAGATATGTTCGAGCGACACGCTCCGCGTCAGCCCACGCCTTCTGCGCCGGCGTCAGCGCGTCCTGCCCTGGCGCGCCGACGGCTCCGCGT
Coding sequences within:
- the ruvA gene encoding Holliday junction branch migration protein RuvA yields the protein MISSLHGAVLHSTADQVIIDVGGVGFSVAVPADVAHTAAVGEKLLLHTSLIVREDSLSLFGFADRSELEIFGLLISVTGVGPKSALGVLSHLTVDQIAEAVTGEDDAPFRRVSGIGPKTAKLIVLQLAGKVHPVGAGSKPTKAGPVDVVGQVTAALVGLGWSEKVAADAAAQTAAEASEAERAAVAPLLRRTLALLGPARV